Part of the Pseudomonas chlororaphis genome, CGCGCCCGGCGAACAGGTCGCGTAGATTGCCCCGGTGACGCCAGACGATCAGTGCCACCAGCGCTGTCATTGGCAGCAACGCGGCCGGTTCCTGCCAGGCCAGCAGCGGCAGGGTCAGCGGTGTAGCGATCAATGCCGCCAGGGAGCTGGTGCGGGTCAGGTAGAACGTCAACAGCCAAGCGCACACCGCCAGCAGGGCCGCGGGCGGGTACAGGCCCAGCAGCATGCCGGCGGCGGTGGCGACACCCTTGCCGCCGCGAAAGCGAAAATACAGCGGGAACAGGTGGCCGATCACGGCGCACACGCCGATCCAGGCCTGTTGTTGCAACGAGAGCCCTGCAAGGCTGGCAATCAGTACGGGTACAAGGCCTTTGCAGAGGTCGCCAAGCAGGGTCAGGATGGCGAGTTTGCGTCCGGCCAGGCGCAGCATGTTGGTGGCGCCGGCATTGCCTGAGCCACTCATTCGCGGATCCGGGCGACCGGTGAGGCGGCTGAGCAAAATGGCGAAGGACAGCGAGCCGAGCAGGTAGGCGAGAATCGCCAGTAACCAAAACATGCTAACTATTCCGGGCGAGGACGCCCTGATTCTAACGGCGCATTGCGCCCTTGTCGTGCTGCGGAGAAGAGTGCTTGGACAGAGTGTTTATCGAGGGCCTGGAAGTCGACACGGTAATCGGTGCCTACGACTGGGAGCGAGGCATCCGGCAGTGTCTGCGACTCGACCTGAGTTTTGCCTGGGATAACCGTCCGGCCGCCGCAGGCGATGACCTGACCCTGGCGCTCGACTACGCCAGCGTATCGTCGCGTATCCAGGCGTTTGCCGAGCAAGCCCAGTTCCAACTGGTTGAAACCTTTGCCGAACGACTGGCTCAGGCGCTCATGGACGAATTCAAGATCACCTGGCTGCGGCTGAAAGTGACCAAGCCTGGCGCCGTCCCGGCGGCCAGCGGTGTTGGCGTGGAGATCGAGCGCGGATGTCGCTGACTCAGGTTTTTCTCGGGCTCGGCAGCAATATCGAGCGTGAGACCCATTTGCGCGCCGGTCTCGAAGCCCTGGCGGGTTTTCTGGTGGATATTCATTGTTCGGCCGTGTTCGAGAGCCAGCCGGTGGGTATCAAGAGTGGGCCATTCTTCAACTTCGTCGTGTCGGCCTTCACCGATTTGCCGCTGATGGAGCTGGATCGCCGCCTCAAGTTCATCGAGGCTGACAACGGCCGTTATGCCCCCGATCGCAAGGGACTGCCGCTGGACATCGACGTGTTGCTCTATGGCGAACAGGTCGGCAACTTCGATGGCCTGGTGCTACCGCGGGCGGAAATCCTCAAGAATGCCTTTGTCCTCTGGCCCCTGTCGTTGATTGCGCCGGATCGGGTGCACCCTGGTGTCGGCAAGAGTTTCGCCACGCTGTGGGACGAAGCTCGGATCGACCAGGTACTGGCGCCGGTGGCCTTCGAATGGCGAGGGCAGCCGCTTACGCCTTCAGCCCTGCTGCGTTCCTGATAGCGTCATCGCGAGCAAACTCGCTCCCACAGCGATGGGTCGTGTCCACGGCGTTTGGCTTTGCCGCAGATTCTCTTGTGGGAGCGGGCTTGCTCGCGATGGCGGCGTACATCTGCTAGAGATTCAACTGATACACCACTTCCCTCAGCTCGCCGCGTCCTTGTACGCCTTCAACGTCCTGAGCCGCTCGCGCTTGATTGCTTCGCCCAGTTCTGGTCCCTTGAAGCCTTTTTCCAGCAAGGGCTGGACCGCCACTGCGCGAGCCGCTGCCGCCGCGCCCCGTAGATAATCAGCCTGTGGATAACTGCGCCGCTCAAACCCTTTGCGTCCTCGCGCGTCCATCTCGCAGGCCGCAATGAACTCTTCAAAGCGCTGGGGCCGACGGTACACATCAAAGCTTTGCAGCAGTTCGAGCAGCGTGGATGCCTTCAACTCCAGCGCGCGATGACCGTGGGTGTGATATTGCCCTACCAATAGCGCCAGTTCCTGGCAGTCGCGCGGCACCTTGAAGCGCTCGTTGACGGCCTTGATCAGCTTCAGCCCCTTGTGTTCATGGGCGATGTGGCGGGGCCATTCGTGTTCGGGTGTCAGGCCTTTCCCCAGGTCATGGAGCAGGCAAGCCCAGCGCACGGTCAGCGGTTGGCTGTGACGGGCGGCCTGCTCCAGCACGCCCAGGGTGTGGATGCCGGTGTCGATTTCCGGGTGATGGGCTTCGGGCTGGGGGACGCCGAACAGCGCATCGACTTCGGGCATCAAGACCTTGAGGGCGGTGCAGTCGCGCAGTACCTGGATGAACACCTGTGGCTGGTCTTCCATGAGTGCCCGGGAAATTTCCTTCCAGCTGCGCTCGGGCGTCAGCGCTTCGAGCTCTCCGGATTCGCTGAGCTGGCGCATCAGCCCGAGGGTCTGCTCCGCCACTTTGAAACCCAGCGGCGCGTACCGCGCGGCAAAGCGGGCGACGCGCAGGACACGGAGCGGATCTTCGGCGAATGCGGGGGAAACGTGGCGCAGTATGCGGGCTTCAAGGTCTTGCTGGCCGTGGTATGGATCGGTCAGGTTGCCGTGGTCATCCTCGGCCATGGCGTTGATCGTCAAGTCCCTGCGGATCAGGTCTTCTTCGAGGGTGACCTCGGGACTGGCATGGAACACGAAGCCGCCGTAGCCCCGGCCGCTCTTGCGTTCAGTGCGGGCAAGGGCGTATTCCTCGCCCGTCTTCGGGTCGAGGAATACCGGAAAATCGGCTCCCACGGGGCGAAACCCCCTGGCGAGCATTTCATCGGCAGTGGCCCCTACCACGACTCGGTCGACGTCAGTGACGGGAATGCCCAGCAAGCGGTCGCGCACTGCGCCGCCGACTTTGTAGATCTGCATAAAAAACCTCCGTTGGCCCGACAGGATAACCCTTTACGTCGGACTTCCGGAGGTGAAAACGGGATCAGAGATGGACGACGGCCAGGTCCAGGCGGCCGTAGTCCCCTTCGCCTTGTTCGTTGCGGGGCGGCACATGGTGGGTTTTCATCACTTGGTCGCCCTGCAGGGTTTCCAGGTGAATGTCGAAGCCCCAGAGGCGATGCAAGTGCTTGAGCACCTCGTCGGTGGAATCGCCCAACGGTTTGCGGTTGTGGGCCTGGTGTCGCAGGGTCAGGGAGCGATCGCCACGGCGGTCGATGCTGTAGATCTGCACATTGGGCTCGCGATTGCCCAGATTGTATTGCGCCGCCAGGGTTTCGCGGATGATGCGATAGCCGCTTTCGTCGTGGATGGCCGGCACCAGCAGGTCGTCCTTCTGGTCGTCATCGAGGATGCTGAACAGCTTCAGGTCGCGGATCACCTTGGGCGACAGGTACTGCAGGATGAAGCTTTCGTCCTTGAAGCTGCTCATGGCGAACTTGATCGTCGATAGCCAGTCCGAGCCGGCGATTTCGGGGAACCAGCGGCGATCCTCTTCGGTAGGGTCCTCGCACATGCGCCGGATATCGCGGTACATGGCAAAGCCCAAGGCGTAAGGGTTGATGCCGCTGTAGTACGGGCTGTCGAAACCGGGCTGGAACACCACGCTGGTGTGGGACGTCAGGAACTCCATCATGAAGCCGTCGGTGACCAGGCCTTCATCGTACAGGTCGTTCATCAGCGTGTAGTGCCAGAAGGTCGCCCAGCCTTCGTTCATGACCTGGGTCTGGCGTTGTGGATAAAAGTACTGGGCGATCTTGCGCACGATGCGCACGATTTCCCGCTGCCACGGCTCCAGCAGCGGCGCGTGTTTTTCAATGAAATAGAGGATGTTCTCCTGAGGCTCTGCTGGGAACCGCGCGTTGTCCTTCTCGTTGTACTTGTCCGCGCCCTTGGGAATGGTGCGCCACAGATCGTTGATCTGCTTCTGCAAGTGCTCTTCGCGATCCTTCTGGCGCCGGCGCTCTTCTTCGGCGGAAATCGGATACGGGCGCTTGTAGCGGTCGACGCCGTAGTTCATCAGGGCGTGGCAGGAATCCAGCAGGTCTTCGACGGCATCGATGCCGTGGCGCTCCTCGCATTGCATGATGTACTGCTTGGCAAACACCAGGTAATCGATAATGGAGCTGGCGTCGGTCCAGGTGCGGAACAGGTAGTTGCCCTTGAAGAAGCTGTTGTGCCCGTAGCAGGCGTGGGCGACCACCAACGCCTGCATGCAGATGGTGTTTTCTTCCATCAGGTAGGCGATGCACGGGTCGGAGTTGATCACGATTTCATAGGCCAACCCCATCTGGCCTCGGCTGTAGGACTTCTCGGTGCTGAGGAAATGCTTGCCGTAGGACCAGTGGTGATAACCCAGCGGCATGCCGACCGACGCGTAGGCGTCCATCATCTGCTCGGCGGTGATCACCTCGATCTGGTTCGGGTAGGTGTCGAGGGCATAGCGGTCCGCGATACGGCTGATTTCGCGGTCGTAGGCCTGGATCAGCTCGAACGTCCATTCGGAGCCGGTGGAGATGGGCTGGCGCTTCTGCTCTTTTTTGG contains:
- a CDS encoding dihydroneopterin aldolase gives rise to the protein MDRVFIEGLEVDTVIGAYDWERGIRQCLRLDLSFAWDNRPAAAGDDLTLALDYASVSSRIQAFAEQAQFQLVETFAERLAQALMDEFKITWLRLKVTKPGAVPAASGVGVEIERGCR
- a CDS encoding glycerol-3-phosphate acyltransferase; protein product: MFWLLAILAYLLGSLSFAILLSRLTGRPDPRMSGSGNAGATNMLRLAGRKLAILTLLGDLCKGLVPVLIASLAGLSLQQQAWIGVCAVIGHLFPLYFRFRGGKGVATAAGMLLGLYPPAALLAVCAWLLTFYLTRTSSLAALIATPLTLPLLAWQEPAALLPMTALVALIVWRHRGNLRDLFAGRERHF
- the cca gene encoding 2', 3'-cyclic nucleotide 2'-phosphodiesterase (catalyzes the addition and repair of the essential 3'-terminal CCA sequence in tRNAs without using a nucleic acid template; phosphohydrolase activities include hydrolysis of pyrophosphate, 5'-nucleoside tri- and diphosphates, NADP, and 2'-AMP with the production of Pi, metal-dependent phosphodiesterase activity for 2',3'-cAMP, 2',3'-cGMP, and 2',3'-cCMP, and hydrolysis 2',3'-cyclic substrates with the formation of 2'-nucleotides and 3'-nucleotides; these phosphohydrolase activities are probably involved in the repair of the tRNA 3'-CCA terminus degraded by intracellular RNases); the protein is MQIYKVGGAVRDRLLGIPVTDVDRVVVGATADEMLARGFRPVGADFPVFLDPKTGEEYALARTERKSGRGYGGFVFHASPEVTLEEDLIRRDLTINAMAEDDHGNLTDPYHGQQDLEARILRHVSPAFAEDPLRVLRVARFAARYAPLGFKVAEQTLGLMRQLSESGELEALTPERSWKEISRALMEDQPQVFIQVLRDCTALKVLMPEVDALFGVPQPEAHHPEIDTGIHTLGVLEQAARHSQPLTVRWACLLHDLGKGLTPEHEWPRHIAHEHKGLKLIKAVNERFKVPRDCQELALLVGQYHTHGHRALELKASTLLELLQSFDVYRRPQRFEEFIAACEMDARGRKGFERRSYPQADYLRGAAAAARAVAVQPLLEKGFKGPELGEAIKRERLRTLKAYKDAAS
- a CDS encoding SpoVR family protein; the protein is MTAKKEQKRQPISTGSEWTFELIQAYDREISRIADRYALDTYPNQIEVITAEQMMDAYASVGMPLGYHHWSYGKHFLSTEKSYSRGQMGLAYEIVINSDPCIAYLMEENTICMQALVVAHACYGHNSFFKGNYLFRTWTDASSIIDYLVFAKQYIMQCEERHGIDAVEDLLDSCHALMNYGVDRYKRPYPISAEEERRRQKDREEHLQKQINDLWRTIPKGADKYNEKDNARFPAEPQENILYFIEKHAPLLEPWQREIVRIVRKIAQYFYPQRQTQVMNEGWATFWHYTLMNDLYDEGLVTDGFMMEFLTSHTSVVFQPGFDSPYYSGINPYALGFAMYRDIRRMCEDPTEEDRRWFPEIAGSDWLSTIKFAMSSFKDESFILQYLSPKVIRDLKLFSILDDDQKDDLLVPAIHDESGYRIIRETLAAQYNLGNREPNVQIYSIDRRGDRSLTLRHQAHNRKPLGDSTDEVLKHLHRLWGFDIHLETLQGDQVMKTHHVPPRNEQGEGDYGRLDLAVVHL
- a CDS encoding 2-amino-4-hydroxy-6-hydroxymethyldihydropteridine pyrophosphokinase; translated protein: MSLTQVFLGLGSNIERETHLRAGLEALAGFLVDIHCSAVFESQPVGIKSGPFFNFVVSAFTDLPLMELDRRLKFIEADNGRYAPDRKGLPLDIDVLLYGEQVGNFDGLVLPRAEILKNAFVLWPLSLIAPDRVHPGVGKSFATLWDEARIDQVLAPVAFEWRGQPLTPSALLRS